The following is a genomic window from Lysinibacillus sp. G4S2.
TAGTTTTAGAAGCGATTCAAGCTGGAAAAATCGTATCTGAAGTAAAAGTAATGTCTGATACAATAGCAGATATTGCTGCTCAAACCAATTTGTTAGCCTTAAATGCAGCGATCGAGGCCGCAAGAGCAGGTGAGCAAGGTAATGGCTTTGCTGTTGTAGCTGATGAAGTTCGGAAATTAGCTGAACAATCATCTGAAACTGTTCAAAAAATACAAATTGTTACTAGTGAAGTAGAAAACGCATTTACGAATGTGTCTACTAATGCTCAAGAGCTATTACACTTTATAGATAATAAAGTAACACCTGATTATGAGCTTTTCCAAAATAGCGGAATTCAATATGAAGAAGATGCTATGTACTTTAATACATTAATAACTGAAGTGACAACGTTTGTTGGAACGATGAAATATTCTATGTTAGAAATACAAAAAGCGATTGAAAATGTAGCTACTGTCGCTATAGAATCGTCTGATCAGTCAAATGGTATAGCAAAGGGTATTTCAGAAGCATTACAAGCCATACAGCATGTAGCAGAGTCATCCGTACAAACTGCAAGTATCGCTGAAAAAATTTCTCAACAATTAAATAATTTCAAGCTATAGGATAGGAAATAGTACCTGCGGGTAAAAGACGTTGAATAATGTGAAACTTCAAACCTTTGGGTGTAATGGTCATTGAAACGCAGTTAATCCCAATCTCTCCTAAGTAATGCCATTTTCGCATGGATGAACAAAAATTTTTTCCTTTCATATCATATGTGAGAATGGATTTTACGTTATTGAGGAGGAAAAGGATGCATTGGATAGCCATCATTCTTATTGGGATAGCTGCCAACTTAGATAACTTAGGAATTGGCCTCGCCTATGGTATTAAACGAGTAAAAATACCCGTATTATCCAACATGGTGATTGCGCTTATTTCAATGATTATCACATTTGTAGCGGCCACTACAGGTAGCGTAATTATTGATTTTGTCTCTCCAAAGTTTGCGAATTTGCTAGGAAGCTTTTTACTTTGTGTTATTGGGTTGTGGACTTTATTATCTAGTCGCTTTTCGAAACAAGGGATCTTGGAAAATCCTGAAGTGTTTGATGAGGATAAAAATCATATTATTTCATTTAGAGAAGCAATGACACTTGGCTTTGTTTTATCTGCCAACTGTTTAGCGGGTGGAATAGCACTCGGGGCAAATGGTATTTCTGTAATATGGACAGTTATCTCTATCGGAGTCTTTTCGTTCGTAACAGTAGCTACTGGCACTCACTTTGGTGCTTTATTAACAAAGACGTTTATAGG
Proteins encoded in this region:
- a CDS encoding manganese efflux pump is translated as MHWIAIILIGIAANLDNLGIGLAYGIKRVKIPVLSNMVIALISMIITFVAATTGSVIIDFVSPKFANLLGSFLLCVIGLWTLLSSRFSKQGILENPEVFDEDKNHIISFREAMTLGFVLSANCLAGGIALGANGISVIWTVISIGVFSFVTVATGTHFGALLTKTFIGKHSTAISGGLLILIGVIEMFS